Genomic segment of Engystomops pustulosus chromosome 8, aEngPut4.maternal, whole genome shotgun sequence:
ccctcgtgtctccatctaccctccatatagattgtgtcctcacctcgtgtctccatctaccctccatatagattgtgtcctcacctcgtgtctccatctaccctccatatagattgtgacctcacctcatgtctccatctaccctccatatagattgtgtcctcacctcgtgtctccatctaccctccatatagagtgTGTCctgacctcgtgtctccatctaccctccatatagattgtgtcctgacctcgtgtctccatctaccctccatatagattgtgtcctcacctcgtgtctccatctaccctccatatagattgtgacctcacctcatgtctccatctaccctccatatagattgtgacctcacctcatgtctccatctaccctccatatagattgtgccctcacctcatgtctccatctaccctccatatagattgtgtcctcacctcatgtctccatctaccctccatatagattgtgacctcacctcgtgtctccatctaccctccatatagattgtgacctcacctcgtgtctccatctaccctccatatagatagtgacctcacctcgtgtctccatctaccctccatatagattgtgccctcacctcgtgtctccatctaccctccatgtagatagtgacctcacctcgtgtctccatctaccctccatatagattgtgccctcacctcgtgtctccatctaccctccatatagattgtgccctcacctcatgtctccatctaccctccatatagattgtgtcctcacctcatgtctccatctaccctccatatagattgtgacctcacctcgtgtctccatctaccctccatatagattgtgacctcacctcgtgtctccatctaccctccatatagatagtgacctcacctcgtgtctccatctaccctccatatagattgtgccctcacctcgtgtctccatctaccctccatatagatagtgacctcacctcgtgtctccatctaccctccatatagattgtgtcctcacctcgtgtctccatctaccctccatatagatagtgacctcacctcgtgtctccatctaccctccatatagattgtgacctcacctcgtgtctccatctaccctccatatagattgtgccctcacctcgtgtctccatctaccctccatatagattgtgtcctcacctcgtgtctccatctaccccccatatagattgtgtcctcacctcgtgtctccatctaccctccatatagattgttacctcacctcgtgtctccatctaccctccatatagattgtgacctcacctcgtgtctccatctaccctccatatagattgtgacctcacctcgtgtctccatcacccctccatatagattgtgtcctcaccccgtgtctccatctacccccccatatagattgtgtcctcacctcgtgtctccatcaaccctccatatagattgtggcctcaccttgtgtctccatctaccctccatatagattgtggcctcacctcgtgtctccatctaccctccatatagattgtgtcctcacctcctgtctccatctaccctccatatagattgtgtcctcacctcctgtctccatctaccctccatatagattgtgtcctcacctcgtgtctccatctaccctccatatagattgtgtcctcacctcgtgtctccatctaccctccatatagattcatatagattgtgtcctcacctcgtgccaccacctaccctccatatagattgtgacctcacctcatgtctccatctaccctccaaatagattgtgacctcaccccgtgtctccatctaccctccatatagattgtgtcctcacctcgtgtctccatctaccctccatatagattgtggcctcacctcgtgcctccatctaccctccatatagattgtgtcctcacctcgtgtctccatctaccctccatatagattgtgtcctcacctcgtgtctccatctaccctccatatagattgtgtcctcacctcatgtctccacctaccccccatatagattgtgtcctcacctcgtgtctccatctaccctccatatagattgtgtcctcacctcgtgtctccacctaccctccatatagattgtgtcctcacctcgtgtctccatctaccctccatatagattgtgacctcacctcatttctccatctaccctccatatagattgtgacctcaccccgtgtctccatctaccctccatatagattgtgtcttcacctcgtgtctccatctaccctccatatagattgtgacctcacctcatgtctccatctaccctccatatagattgtgtcctcacctcgtgtctccatctaccctccatatagattgtgtcctcacctcgtatctccatctacctccatatagattgtgacctcacctcgtgcctccatctaccctccatatagagtgtgacctcacctcatgtctccatctaccctccatatagattgtgtcctcacctcgtgtctccatctaccctccatatagattgtgacctcacctcgtgtctccatctaccctccatatagattgtgacctcacctcgtgtctccatctaccctccatatagattgtgtcctcacctcgtgtctccatctaccctccatatagattgggacctcacctcgtgtctccatctaccctccatatagattgtgtcctcacctcgtatctccatctaccccccatatagagtgtgtcctcacctcgtgcctccacctaccctccatatagattgtgtcctcacttcatgtctccatctacccccccatatagattgtgacttcacctcatgtctccacctaacccccatatagattgtgtcctcacctcatgtctccatctaccctccatatagattgtgacctcacctcgtgtctccatctaccctccatatagattgtgacctcacctcgtgtctccatctaccctccatatagattgtgacctcacctcgtgtctccatctaccctccatatagattgtgacctcacctcgtgtctccatctaccctccatatagattgtgtcctcacctcgtatctccatctaccccccatatagagtgtgtcctcacctcgtgcctccacctaccctccatatagattgtgtcctcacttcatgtctccatctacccccccatatagattgtgtcctcacctcatgtctccatctaccctccatatagattgtgacctcacctcgtgtctccatctaccctccatatagattgtgacctcacctcgtgtctccatctaccctccatatagattgtgacctcacctcgtgtctccatctaccctccatatagattgtgtcctcacctcgtgcctccacctaccctccatatagattgtgtcctcacctctgtctccatctaccctccatatagattgtgtcctcacctcgtgtctccatctaccctccatatagattgtgccctcacctcgtatctccatctaccccccatatagagtgtgacctcacctcgtgcctccatctaccctccatatagattgtgtcctcacctcgtgtctccatctaccctccatatagagtgtgacctcacctcatgtctccatctaccctccatatagattgtgtcctcacctcgtgtctccatctaccctccatatagattgtgacctcacctcgtgtctccatctaccctccatatagattgtgacctcacctcgtgtctccatctaccctccatatagattgtgacctcacctcgtgtctccatctaccctccatatagattgtgtcctcacctcgtatctccatctaccccccatatagagtgtgtcctcacctcgtgcctccacctaccctccatatagattgtgtcctcacttcatgtctccatctacccccccatatagattgtgtcctcacctcatgtctccatctaccctccatatagattgtgtcttcacctcgtgtctccatctaccctccatatagattgtgtcctcacctcgtgtctccatctaccctccatatagattgtggcctcacctcgtgtctccatctaccctccatatagattgtgtcctcacctcgtgtctccatctaccctccatatagattgtgtcctcacctcgtgtctccatctaccctccatatagattgtgtcctcacctcatgtctccacctaccccccatatagattgtgtcctcacctcgtgtctccacctaccctccatatagattgtgtcctcacctcgtgtctccatctaccctccatatagattgtgacctcacctcatttctctatctaccctccatatagattgtgacctcaccccgtgtctccatctaccctccataaagattgtgtcctcacctcctgtctccatctaccctccatatagattgtgtcctcaccttgtgtctccatctaccctccatatagattgtgtcctcacctcatgtctccatctatcctccatatagattgtgtcctcacctcgtgtctccatctaccctccatatagattgtgtcctcacctcgtgtctccatctcccctccatatagattgtgtcctcacctcgtgtctccatctaccctccatatagattgtgtcctcacctcctgtctccatctaccctccatatagattgtgtcctcacctcctgtctccatctaccctccatatagattgtgtcctcacctcctgtctccatctaccctccatatagattgtgtcctcacctcctgtctccatctaccctccatatagattgcgtcctcacctcgtgtctccatctaccctccatatagattgtgacctcacctcgtgtctccatctaccctccatatagattgtgccctcacctcgtgtctccatctaccctccatatagattgtgtcctcacctcatgtctccatctaccctccatatagattgtgtcctcacctcatgtctccatctaccctccatatagattgggacctcccctcgtgtctccatctaccctccatatagattgtggccaTTTAATACTATTGGAGTGCCAAAAATTGCCTAGCACAGCGCTTAGATCTCCATCACTCCCATTCTCTGCAAATAGATGCATGCTCAACCTGATGCTCCTCCAACTAGTAAGAACAAGACCACCCTTTTCAACCACAGTGGTCCACTCTAATCTTGCAGATAATATATTGGATCACAATCAAAGATGGTGCAATGCTTTAAGACCACAGACACCACCAAACTGAGAAGAAGCAGCGATCCTCCTGGTTTAAGAAAAGATTGCTGGAAGTGCAGTGAGGACTAACACCCTCACTAGCAGTGACGCTGGCTCCAGGAAGTTGTCAGCACAGGAAGGATACGGCACTGGCATGGTTGATCCCCACAAACACTGCCACACAGCGCATGACGCTCGACCACTCTCTCTTAAATTTGTGAGGTTCCCCGAGGTGATGGTCAATGCACGGGTACAGGAGGCCAATGGCAGCTGCAAAGGCAAAAGACAGAGATGATCACTCATGGTAGGAACCCCCACACTGCCGATCTATGGATGAGGACCTCCCCCCACACTGCCGATCTCCGGCTGAAAGTATATATGAAGGAAAAAGTAAAAGAAGTCCatcaaccgcctctcctctaggtgtagaggatgccccctgtctatggtgatggtagaacctcctctcctctaggtgtagaggatgtcccctgtctatggtgatggtagaacctcctctcctctaggtgtagaggatgccccctgtctatggtgatggcagagtctcctctcctctaggtgtagaggatgccccctgtctatggtgatggtagaaccacctctccactaggtgtagaggatcccccctgtctatggtgatggtagaacctcctctcctctaggtgtaaaggatgctccctgtctatggtgatggtagaacctcctctcctctaggtgtagagtatgccccctgtctatggtgatggtagaacctcctctcctctaggtgtagaggatgccccctgtctatggtgatggtagaatcgcctctcctctaggtgtagaggatgtcccctgtctatggtgatggtagaacctcctctcctctaggtgtggaggatgccccctgtctatggtgatggtagaacttcctctcctctaggtgtagaggatgccccctgtctatggtgatggtagaaccgcctctcttctaggtgtagaggatgtcccctgtctatggtgatggtagagcctaatctcctctaggtgtagaggatgccccctgtctatggtgatggtagaccctcctctcttctaggtgtataggttgtcccctgtctatggtgatggtagaacctcctctcctctaggtgtagaggatgccccctgtctatggtgatggtagaacctcctctcttctaggtgtagaggatgccccctgtctatggtgatggtagagcctaatctcctctaggtgtagaggatgccccctgtctatggtgatggtagaacctcctctcctctaggtgtagaggatgccccctgtctatggtgatggtagagcctaatctcctctaggtgtagaggatgccccctgtctatggtgatggtagaacctcctctcctctaggtgtagaggatgccccctgtctatggtgatgatagaaccacctctcctctaggtgtagaggatgccccctgtctatggtgatggtagaacctcctctcctctaggcgtagaggatgccccctgtctatggtgatggtagaacttcctctcctctaggtgtagaggatgccccctgtctatggagatgatagaactgcctctcctctaggtgtagaggatgccccctgtctatggtgatcttagagcctcctctcctctaggtgtagaggatgccccctgtctatggtgatggtagaacctcctctcctctaggtgtagaggatgccccctgtctatggtgatggtagaacctcctctcctctaggtgtagaggatgccccctgtctatggtgatggtagaacctcctctcctctaggtgtagaggatgccccctgtctatggtgatggtagaacctcctctcctctaggcgtagaggatgccccctgtctatggtgatggtagaacctcctctcctctaggtgtagaggatgccccctgtctatggtgaaggtagaaccacctttattctaggtgtagaggatacccctgtctatggtgatggtagaacctcctctcctcttggtgtagaggatgccccctgtctatggtgatggtagaaccacctctcctctaggtgtagaggatgccccctgtctatggtgatggtagaacctcctctcctctaggtgtagaggatgccccctgtctatggtgatggtagaacctcctctcctctaggtgtagaggatgtcccctgtctatggtgatggtagaacctcctctcctctaggtgtagaggatgccccctgtctatggtgatggtagaatctcctctcctctaggtgtagaggatgccccctgtctatggtgatggtagaacctcctctcctctaggtgtaaaggatgccccctgtctatggtgatggtagaacctcctctcctctaggtgtagaggatgccccctgtctatggtgatggtagagcctcctctcctctaggtgtagaggatgccccctgtctatggtgatggtagagcctcctctcctctaggtgtagaggatgccccctgtctatggtgatggtagaacctcctctcctctaggtgtagaggatgccccctgtctatggtgatggtagaacctcctctcctctagatgtagaggatgccccctgtctatggtgaaggtagaaccacctttattctaggtgtaggggatgctccctgtctatggtgatggtagaaccacctctcctctagatgtagaggatgccccctgtctatggtgatggtagaaccacctctcctctaggtgtagaggatgccccctgtctatggtgatggtagaacctcctctcctctaggtgtagaggatgccccctgtctatggtgatggtagaacctcctctcctctaggtgtagaggatgccccttgtctatggtgatggtagaaccacctctcctctagatgtagaggatgccccctgtctatggtgatggtagaaccacctctcctctaggtgtagaggatgccccctgtctatggtgatggtagaaccacctctcctctaggtgtagaggatgccccctgtctatggtgatggtagaaccttctctcctctaggtgtagaggatgccccctgtctatggtgatggtagaacctcctgtcctctaggtgtagaggatgccccctgtctatggtgatggtagaacctcctctcctctaggtgtagaggatgccccctgtctatggtgatggtagaaccacctctcctctaggtgtagaggatgccccctgtctatggtgatggtagaaccttctctcctctaggtgtagaggatgccccctgtctatggtgatggtagaaccacctctcctctaggtgtagaggatgccccctgtctatggtgatggtagaaccacctctcctctaggtgtagaggatgccccctgtctatggtgatggtagaacctcctctcctctaggtgtagaggatgccccctgtctatggtgatggtagaacctcctctcctctaggtgtagaggatgcccctgtctatggtgatggtagaacctcctctcctctaggtgtagaggatgccccctgtctatggtgaaggtagaaccacctttattctaggtgtaggggatgctccctgtctatggtgatggtagaacctcctctcctctaggtgtagaggatgccccctgtctatagtgatggtagagcctcctctcctctaggtgtagaggatgcctcctgtctatggtgatggtagaacctcctctcctctaggtgtagaggatgcctcctgtctacggtgatggtagaaccacctctcctctaggtgtagatgatgccccatgtctatggtgatggtagaacctcccctcctctaggtgtagaggatgccccctgtctatggtgatggtagaacctcccctcctctaggtgtagaggatgccccctgtctatggtgatggtagaacctcctctcctctaggtgtagaggatgccccctgtctatggtgatggcagaacctcctctactctaggtgtagaggatgccccctgtctatggtgatggtagaacctcctctcctctaggtgtagatgatgccccctgtctatggtgatggtagaacctcctctcctctaggtgtagaggatgccccctgtctatggtgatggtagaacctcctctcctctaggtgtagaggatgtcccctgtctatggtgatggtagaacctactctcctctaggtgtagaggatgccccctgtctatggtgatggtagaacctcctctcctctaggtgtagaggatgccccctgtctatggtgatggtagaaccacctctcctctaggtgtagaggatgccccctgtctatggtgatggtagaacctcctctcctctaggtgtagaggatgtcccctgtctatggtgatggcagaacctcctctcctctaggtgcagaggatgctccctgtctatgttgatggtagaacctcctctcctctaggtgtagaggatgccccctgtctatggtgatggtagaacctcctctcctctaggtgtagaggatgcccctgtctatggtgatggtagaacttcctctcctctaggtgtagaggatgcccctgtctatggtgatggtagaacctcctctcctctaggtgtagaggatgcccctgtctatggtgatggtagaacctcctctcctctaggtgtagcggatgccccgtctatggtgatggtagaacctcctctcctctaggtgtagaggatgtcccctgtctatggtgatgatggaacctcctctcctctaggtgtagaggatgccccctgtctatggtgatggtagaaccacctctcctctaggtgtagagaatgccccctgtctatggtgatggtagaatctcctctcctctaggcgtagaggatgccccctgtctatggtgatggtagaattgcctctcctctaggtgtagaggatgcccctgtctatggtgatggtagaacttcctctcctctaggtgtagaggatgccccctgtctatggtgatggtagaacctcctctcctctaggtgtagaggatgccccctgtctatggtgatggtagaacctcctctcctctaggtgtagaggatgccccctgtctatggtgatggtagaacctcctctcctctaggtgtagaggatgccccctgtctatggtgatggtagaacctcctctcctctaggtgtagaggatgcccccagtctatggtgatgatagaacctcctctcctctaggtgtagaggatgacccctgtctatggtgatggtagaaccacctctcctctaggtgtagaggatgccccctgtctatggtgatggtagaacctcctctcctctaggtgtagaggatacccctgtctatggtgatggtagaacctcctctcctctaggtgtagaggatgccccctgtctatggtgatggtagaattgcctctcctctaggtgtagaggatgcccctgtctatggtgatggtagaacttcctctcctctaggtgtagaggatgccccctgtctatggtgatggtagaacctcctctcctctaggtgtagaggatgccccctgtctatggtgatggtagaacctcctctcctctaggtgtagaggatgccccctgtctatggtgatggtagaacctcctctcctctaggtgtagaggatgccccctgtctatggtgatggtagaaccacctctcctctaggtgtagagaatgcccccagtctatggtgatgatagaacctcctctcctctaggtgtagaggatgacccctgtctatggtgatggtagaaccacctctcctctaggtgtagaggatgccccctgtctatggtgatggtagaacctcctctcctctaggtgtagaggatacccctgtctatggtgatggtagaacctcctctcctctaggtgtagaggatgccccctgtctatggtgatggtagaacctcctctcctctaggtgtagaggatgccccctgtctatggtgatggtagaatcgcctctcctctaggcgcagaggatgccccctgtctatagtgatggtagtaccacctctcctctaggtgtagaggatgccccctgtctatggttatggtagaacctcctctcctctaggtgtagaggatgccccctgtctatggtgatggtagaacctcctctcctctaggtgtagaggatgcccctgtctacggtgatggtagaaccttctcaactctaggtgtagaggatggcccctgtctacggtgatggtagaaccttctcaactctaggtgtagaggatactttCCGTCCCTTCCTCTACCGCTGATCTCACAATGTGGATCCCCCACCCTACTGAATTTCTAATGGGATAAGCCCCTAAAATCTGGTGACCACCACCTACCTGCGGCAGTCCCGCAGCAGAGCGGCACCCACCAGGCGGAGGAGAAGAGGCTGGACAGCACATCCGGGGGGAACAGCGTCACATTTCTCTGCACCTGCAGCAGATTCAGCACCAGCGCCAGAAAGACGCCAATGAGGAAGAGCAGGAAACCCCGAAGAATAAGGTTCATCCTGTAACCGGGACCCCGGACATCCTGACTGTCACCCATCACCTGCAGGGGTCCCGGGGAACGAGCTACCTGCACAAGGGAAAAGGAGGATGAGACATGGGACTTATACTATAAGGAGAGCGGTACATATACACAAGATATAGGGGAGGAGggatatatagaggcagtgctgttatacagggggaggagggatatatagaggcagtgctgttatacagggggaggtgtagggatatatagaggcagtgctgttatacagggggaggtgtagggatatatagaggcagtgctgttatacagggggaggtgtagggatatatagaggcagtgctgttatacagggggaggtgtagggatatatagaggcagtgctgttatacagggggaggtgtagggatataTAGAGGCACTgctgttatacagggggaggagggatatatagaggcagtgctgttatacagggggaggtgtagggatatatagaggcagtgctgttatacagggggaggtgtagggatatatagaggcagtgctgtTATACAGCGGGAGGTGTAGggatatatagaggcagtgctgttatacagggggaggtgtagggatatatagaggcagtgctgttatacagggggaggtgtagggatataTAGAGGCACTgctgttatacagggggaggagggatatatagaggcagtgctgttataca
This window contains:
- the INSIG2 gene encoding insulin-induced gene 2 protein, producing MGDSQDVRGPGYRMNLILRGFLLFLIGVFLALVLNLLQVQRNVTLFPPDVLSSLFSSAWWVPLCCGTAAAAIGLLYPCIDHHLGEPHKFKREWSSVMRCVAVFVGINHASAKVDFANNMQLSLTLAALSIGLWWTFDRSRSGLGLGIAIAFFATLVSQLLVYNGVYQYTSPDFLYVRSWLPCIFFAGGITMGNIGRQLEMYERRLLIEKSHRD